A part of Salvelinus alpinus chromosome 23, SLU_Salpinus.1, whole genome shotgun sequence genomic DNA contains:
- the LOC139550775 gene encoding transmembrane protein 53-like: protein MEDDGMDYNIVFPDALISERHWHGTKEPVVILLGWAGCRDKHLAKYSSIYNEQGCVTICYTAPLKTVFVSESFGYKELSNTAHKLLEILYDYEVENSPIFFHVFSNGGFMLYRYIVELLHSHKQFSTLCIVGTVVDSAPGSGNVRGALRALTATLGPKINVMLRCVLLALFAVTVFLLRVVLYPITKYIHKNHYDAIRERPPTWPQLYLYSRADRVIRYSDVELMVKTLKEKGVSVESYDFKTPAHVSHFRDFPEEYSKRCLDFLTNCMKDSTAQIKKRHLIQH, encoded by the exons ATGGAAGATGATGGCATGGACTATAACATTGTATTTCCAGATGCATTGATCTCGG AAAGACACTGGCACGGAACAAAGGAACCAGTTGTCATACTGCTGGGATGGGCTGGTTGCAGAGACAAACATCTTGCCAAGTACAGCTCCATTTATAACGAACAG GGTTGTGTCACTATTTGCTATACTGCGCCCTTGAAGACAGTATTCGTCTCTGAATCATTTGGCTACAAGGAGCTGAGTAATACTGCCCACAAACTACTTGAGATACTCTATGATTACGAGGTGGAAAACAGCCCTATATTTTTCCACGTGTTCAGCAACGGGGGATTCATGCTGTACCGCTACATTGTTGAGCTCTTGCACAGTCATAAACAGTTCAGTACCCTATGTATAGTTGGGACTGTGGTGGACAGTGCCCCAGGCAGTGGAAATGTGAGGGGGGCATTACGGGCTCTTACAGCCACTCTGGGACCCAAAATCAATGTGATGTTGAGGTGTGTGCTCTTGGCACTGTTTGCTGTAACTGTTTTCCTGCTTAGGGTCGTTCTGTACCCCATAACCAAGTACATCCACAAGAACCACTATGATGCCATCCGGGAGCGCCCTCCTACCTGGCCCCAGCTGTACCTGTACTCCAGAGCTGATCGAGTGATTCGGTACAGTGATGTTGAGCTCATGGTCAAGACGCTAAAGGAGAAAGGGGTGTCTGTGGAAAGTTATGACTTCAAAACCCCTGCCCACGTGAGCCATTTCCGTGACTTTCCAGAGGAGTACTCCAAGAGATGCCTGGATTTCCTGACCAACTGCATGAAGGATTCAACAGCGCAAATAAAAAAGCGACACTTGATCCAGCATTGA